From the Thermovirga lienii DSM 17291 genome, one window contains:
- a CDS encoding 1-phosphofructokinase (PFAM: pfkB family carbohydrate kinase~TIGRFAM: hexose kinase, 1-phosphofructokinase family~COGs: COG1105 Fructose-1-phosphate kinase and related fructose-6-phosphate kinase (PfkB)~InterPro IPR011611: IPR017583~KEGG: aco:Amico_0728 1-phosphofructokinase~PFAM: PfkB domain protein~SPTR: 1-phosphofructokinase;~TIGRFAM: 1-phosphofructokinase), with the protein MIITVTLNPAVDEEYVVPEFRPGGWFRASETNRSAGGKGVNVSLILSQLGYSSAAMGFLAGFNGEFIRDELRKKRITTNFVHVRGETRTNVYIVDEIGHVETGITESGPYIPEGALARFLNNYDRMLTRAKFVYIGGSLPPGAPQDIYRELVVRAKNKGIVTLVDAAGPSLMEALEVGPSIAKIDRRFINQMAGISLTSLDSLISLVSKVHEYGVEWATTSYRAYGEVFFTPKGVYLAEFGRKGLVSMFGAGEALMAGLIVGFIEGMDVEDVIRFSMACAWEDALHIEKGVSSREKVEDLMKEVTLEKIS; encoded by the coding sequence ATGATAATAACCGTCACGCTTAACCCAGCAGTTGATGAAGAGTATGTTGTTCCAGAATTTAGACCAGGTGGTTGGTTTAGAGCTAGTGAGACCAATAGGTCTGCGGGAGGCAAGGGAGTAAATGTGTCGTTGATACTTTCCCAGTTAGGTTATTCCTCTGCGGCAATGGGGTTCCTTGCTGGTTTCAACGGTGAGTTTATAAGGGATGAACTAAGGAAAAAACGCATAACTACCAATTTTGTCCATGTGAGGGGCGAAACCCGCACTAATGTGTACATAGTGGACGAAATTGGCCATGTGGAGACAGGAATAACCGAAAGCGGACCATACATTCCTGAAGGAGCTCTAGCAAGGTTTCTGAATAACTACGATAGAATGTTGACAAGAGCGAAGTTTGTTTACATAGGAGGCTCACTACCACCAGGGGCTCCTCAAGATATATATAGGGAACTAGTGGTCCGGGCAAAAAACAAGGGCATCGTCACCCTAGTTGATGCAGCTGGGCCTTCCTTGATGGAGGCTTTGGAAGTTGGGCCAAGCATAGCCAAGATAGATCGACGCTTTATAAACCAAATGGCTGGAATATCCCTTACTTCTTTGGACAGCCTTATATCGCTGGTTTCCAAAGTGCATGAATATGGAGTTGAATGGGCCACCACATCTTATCGAGCTTATGGGGAAGTTTTTTTTACTCCTAAAGGAGTATACCTTGCCGAGTTCGGCAGAAAAGGCCTTGTGTCCATGTTTGGTGCAGGCGAAGCCCTGATGGCAGGATTGATTGTAGGTTTCATAGAGGGTATGGATGTAGAGGATGTTATTCGATTCTCCATGGCTTGCGCATGGGAAGATGCACTTCATATAGAAAAAGGGGTTTCTAGCAGGGAAAAAGTGGAAGATTTAATGAAGGAAGTGACGTTGGAAAAGATTTCATGA
- a CDS encoding Protein-tyrosine phosphatase, low molecular weight (PFAM: Low molecular weight phosphotyrosine protein phosphatase~COGs: COG0394 Protein-tyrosine-phosphatase~InterPro IPR017867~KEGG: tte:TTE0146 ribose 5-phosphate isomerase RpiB~PFAM: Protein-tyrosine phosphatase, low molecular weight~SMART: Protein-tyrosine phosphatase, low molecular weight~SPTR: Ribose 5-phosphate isomerase RpiB) gives MMFSKGVFSDNKERKFMVFVCTGNTCRSPMAEGIANYLFQKEGLAGRWYALSAGTAVYGRYPAASCAIEVMREFGVDISAHRTKSVRELPLFDDAVFVGMTGAHVQAVIAEGVCHKSNAIRLFDLYLKCGGSKESASSMFLCDNGDVPDPVGSSYKIYLDTAMTIRKLLLPVIETIRQSHGNLPLSTFV, from the coding sequence ATGATGTTCTCCAAAGGTGTATTTTCTGATAATAAAGAAAGAAAGTTTATGGTTTTCGTCTGTACAGGAAACACCTGTCGCAGTCCAATGGCCGAGGGAATAGCGAACTATCTCTTCCAGAAAGAGGGCCTTGCTGGGAGATGGTATGCCTTATCGGCTGGTACTGCAGTGTACGGGAGATATCCAGCTGCTTCCTGCGCTATAGAGGTAATGAGGGAGTTTGGGGTTGATATCTCAGCCCACAGGACGAAAAGCGTTAGGGAGTTGCCTTTGTTTGATGACGCCGTTTTCGTAGGTATGACTGGGGCTCATGTTCAGGCGGTCATAGCAGAAGGTGTGTGCCATAAAAGCAACGCTATAAGGTTGTTTGATCTGTACTTGAAATGTGGAGGGAGCAAGGAAAGCGCCTCTTCCATGTTCTTATGTGATAATGGGGACGTTCCTGATCCTGTCGGAAGCAGTTATAAAATCTATCTTGACACTGCAATGACCATAAGGAAATTACTCCTACCAGTAATTGAGACAATACGGCAATCCCACGGTAATCTACCTCTTTCCACCTTCGTATAA